One Capra hircus breed San Clemente chromosome 27, ASM170441v1, whole genome shotgun sequence DNA window includes the following coding sequences:
- the LOC108634071 gene encoding very low-density lipoprotein receptor-like, with translation MFLIKRGKPPQYWVRVKFQTCRNALRLSAPDTSAQLLKLTCFGLKPDFGGNTEEEVCRGHPQAWQCDDGRCISSHWLCDGVGDCLDGSDEVNCERRTGCPHPKTQCPGDPWCRDAWDPCDVSEDCGGRFGDALCPQHRCLSGQWQCRNGLCIPDSWRCDGVDHCGDASDEQGCASCPEGMVGCDEGKCILESLMCDGEVDCTDGTDEPITCGKNCSLANGGCEGQCGDSPWGVRCSCAAGWRLQPDGQSCGGQNSLGSSLQALIGLP, from the exons ATGTTCCTCATTAAAAGAGGAAAACCCCCACAGTACTGG GTTAGGGTAAAATTTCAGACTTGCCGAAATGCCTTGCGCTTGAGTGCCCCAGACACTTCAGCCCAGCTCCTCAAGTTGACTTGCTTCGGCCTGAAGCCAGACTTTGGTGGAAATACTGAAG AGGAGGTGTGCCGTGGACACCCGCAGGCCTGGCAGTGTGATGATGGAAGATGTATTTCCTCCCACTGGCTTTGTGATGGTGTTGGCGACTGCTTAGATGGCTCTGATGAGGTTAACTGTG AGAGAAGGACGGGATGCCCACATCCGAAAACCCAGTGTCCAGGAGATCCGTGGTGCCGAGATGCCTGGGACCCCTGCGATGTCAGTGAGGACTGTGGAGGGCGGTTCGGGGATGCGCTCTGCCCCCAGCACCGCTGTCTGAGTGGGCAGTGGCAGTGCAGGAATGGGCTGTGTATCCCGGACAGCTGGCGGTGTGACGGCGTGGACCACTGCGGGGACGCCTCAGACGAGCAGGGCTGTG CTTCCTGCCCAGAAGGCATGGTTGGATGTGATGAAGGAAAATGCATTCTAGAATCCCTGATGTGTGATGGGGAAGTGGACTGCacagatggtactgatgaacccatcACATGTG GGAAAAACTGCTCTCTGGCCAACGGGGGCTGCGAGGGGCAGTGCGGGGACTCACCCTGGGGAGTCCGGTGTTCATGTGCAGCCGGATGGCGGCTACAGCCTGATGGTCAGAGCTGCGGAGGTCAGAATTCTTTGGGCTCATCTTTACAAGCTCTCATTGGACTGCCTTAG